The Octopus sinensis unplaced genomic scaffold, ASM634580v1 Contig17872, whole genome shotgun sequence region cacatatatatatattcacatatgctcTTTTATCCATGCGAATACAGATACAGGTTTCATAAAGAACGTTGAACTAAATAGTCTTTGAAAACAGTAATTCCCCAAACGTTTTCTTGTTCGTATGCGTCACTTGTAATGGCGGGTTTATAAGTAATGTCTCTCTGGACCAAAAGGTGGGTTCTCAGTCTTTGCTGAAATCCCAACACGGGATTGAAACTGATCCCAGCTTTTTCTGCCCACAAAGACCTTTGCGTATATAAAAACGAAGAGATTACATCTGTCTATTATATACAGTGTTGGCTCGAAAAGTCCATTGGTTAAATGATGtagtgttatctatatatatatatatatatatataatatatataatatatatatatatatatatatatatatatatatatatatatatatatatgtgtgtgtataatatacacatacatatgacatatTCACACACCAACCTCAACACAagcaacatacacgcacaccttatatatataccatataaatacaatattatgtatatatatttgtatatttgcgtccgcatgtacataatatatatatatatatatatatatatatatatatatatatatatgtattatatgttatatatatatatatattatatatattatattatatatatattatattatatatatatatattatattatatattatattatgtatattatatatatatatatatatattatatattatatatatcatatatatatatagaatataatttatatatatatatatatatatatatatatatatatatatatatacgtggatataTAAGAATCTGcattaaaggaatatatatgctCACCCTCGCCATAATCCTTTTTACAAACTGTTGCATGATATTTTTTCAAAGTGTACTGTGGCATCTCAATGCTTCTATCCACAACGACTGGTTTCTGTGTTTCTATCCATTTGAAGAAGACATTTTCTGCACTGTAGCTGTCTGCAAAAGACAAGATCCAAACATTGAACAGAGTAGAAGGTGAGATATCAAGTCAGAAGTTAGACGGCTATCGAATTAAAAGCAATTTCATAATTAATGGAAGtctttctcaatattttttttgtctaGTACGTATTTGATATTTCGCTAAAAGTAAAGTaagtcgaaacttcgaagtcactaagTCACGTTCGACACAATTCTTGTTGAAGAacaatatgcgtatgtatgtattactcttttactcttttacttgtttcagtcatttgactgaggccatgctggagcaccgcctttagtcgagcaaatcgaccccgggacttattctttgtaagttcagtacttattctatgggtctattttgccgaaccgctaagttacggggacgtaaacacccagcatcggttgtcagcaatgctagggggacaaacacagaccacaaacacacacaacacacatatatatacatatatacgacagacttttctttcagtttccgtctaccaatccactcacaaggcattggtcgcccggtgctatagcagaagacacttgcccaaggtgccacgcggagGGACTgaacggaaccatgtggttggttagcaagctacttaccacacagccactcctacgcctatatatattcaacaactaACCTTTTTCAACTGATGAAGTAGCCCTAATTTTGCATTATCTTTAATAAACGTTTCGCATTTCGCATTAATGCGCATATATAAGtaacttatttattattaaatacgaTAATGTAAGCTATTTACATGTTTTTGGCTGACTGAAGCAAATTTGTCGtgatgttttgttgtttattgttaaataaatttcATCATAATATTTCTCcgtcatttatatctatatactttcCTTATTCTCTCCTCATGTATACTACTATATACTCTACATGTCCTGTATAATGACAAACTAAGGAGATTTTTATGACTACTACGGATTACTTGAATCAATATATCatgattaatatacatacatacacataaacacatacacacacacacatacgacaggcttctttcagtttccgtctaccaaatccgctcacaaggctttggttggctcgaggctatagtagacaacactctaggtcgactttgcgcgtgtatatggatacatatatatatatatatatatatatatatatatatataataaagttgcagtgtggaaggtgtttttaaatggcttataaacaccttccacgtggcaattgtttttatttcagcacacgatctcagatcaggtcccttgctatgcaagtacatctccgtaattccgTTATACTTTTATTATCGAATATTGATAGGAActgtataaaaaattgttaaaatattttgtgtattgtagaagtaaatAGGGGTAAAGccactcccttcggtcatgaatgaccaagggattgcacctagaaagctcccctccgaggcataagtccgggcaaggttgtttatggaagaccaacagtcactcatgaataccagcctcccttctgcaCGCCACTAatattatccaagagaaagacaaaggcaTCAGTAACCTCAAAAcctatttctacagctgagtgaacaggagcaatgtgaaataaagtgtcttgctcgagaacacaacgcacagtccggtccgagaatcgaactcacaacctcctgattgtgaacccgacactctaaccactaaaccatgcgccttcacattgtggaaatataaacaatttattgcacataatttttagcaacaaaatcttatatggacccccaaaggCAATGTGAACGGCAAGGGCCATATGGAGCCCCAGTTGAAAACCGCTGCCCTAAAGGTTATAAAAAAAAGGCTGAGGCGGGAATGCAATGAATAAATAtctgtaatacttacaactttcCATAACCATGGAACAAATCTGATCGTCCATCGGATATCGTTCGAGTCTCATATAACAACTCAACGTTAGAGACAACCTGAAAGGAAAAAGACGAGGAAATGATAAGAAAAAGAGCGAGAATGAAGAGGTGCAGAAGAAACGGTAAGACGGTCATCATGGAGCAGTCATGGGAAAACTACGGCCCATCGGATTTTTGGGATGGTCCGCCAATGAAAAATTACctggaatttattttttttagaagtGCGACTTAACTGGTGATGAGCCATGTCGCATGCGGCCCGCTCCTTGAAAAAGTTTGCTTGCGTCTGTTGCACTGTGGCGTCAGTAAaactttaatattattttgttaaaatgccACATGGAGATTGTTTTGGATGGCGAAGGTGACGATGtcgttattattaatgatggtggggtggtggtggtggtggtggtggtggtggtggtggtggtggtggtgatagtggtggtatttGTTGGAGTTGTGGCTGTTGATGGTgggaatgaggatgatgatgatcatgatgatcatgatgatgatgatgacgatgacgacgacgatgatgatgatgataatcaccgcgatgacgacgataacgccagtgatgatgatgatgatgatgatgatgatgatgacgatgacaatggtgacgacgacgatgatgatggtgatgatgatgatgacgatgatgatgaggatggtgacgatgatgacgatgataattatgatgatgacgtcgatgatgatgatgacgtcgacgatgacgacgacgatgatgataacgatgatgaggacgatgacgacgacgacgacgacgacgacgacgatggtgatgatgatgatgagaatgatgatgatgaggaggatgtttAGGCTCAGATAAGTCCTGGTCGAGCAGACCAGGCCTGGGAAAAAGTCGAGGTGTACCAagaattacattatctaatgtgtactTTTCTTGTTTTACACGATCGGGTGTGATGTGaagacttagctgttatttctgacATGCCGAGCCAACACGTTCACTCGTTAAAGGCATCAAATTAATCGAGAGAAGTTACCAGTTCAAATCCAACCATAGAAATTATATTTCCATGGGGCAAGACACTTAACTCTAATATCCCATTATAGTTACCATCAGCTGAGTTCACATCAGATTTACCAAATTGGAAATAGGTTTCACAAGACATTCAACTCAACGTGACCCACGTTCGATTTTTGATCGTGGCAATTTCATTTCTTCCCATAATGCATTTGGTTAACATTATTGACGTCACATTCCTGCGATTTACTGTTCAATCGCTTAAGCAATCGTTACATGACGTCACAAGCACTCACTACATAAACTCCGCTCGAGAAAGTCCCGCTCAGCAATACTTACCGGATGCTGTAAAAAACGGTGCCGTTTCGATAGATGAGAAGCATTCGGTTAGGTTTGGTGACGTCATGGAAGCTACCCTTTTTCTCGTTACTGAAGAAAAGGTCTGGGACCCAAAAGTTGTTTATTCGGCTGCTGTCCATCTCGAGTCGTGATAGAGAAGACATTCTGGTGTAGTTGAGCCGTGGGTCATGCCATAACTGTCTCAGTAGAATAGTCACGCTATATTCCTGGcagaaataaaaacacatttatcaaatataataaatatataaaataaaatgaaggcaaaatttagaaataaataactgaTGGAAGAGAAAATGATTAAtctaatgaaaaataattaatcaattaaatacaATTAAGTAACTATGAATAATTGTAattcgcaaaaatgaaaataattatagaaaatataaacgaataaatatgtataatattatatggaACTGtatagaatcttttctactctgggcacaaggcccgaaatttttgagaaggaggtccagtcgattagattgatcccggtacgcaactggtacttaatttatccacccctaaaggatgaaaggcaaggtcaacctcggcggaatttgaaatcagaacgtaaagacagacgaaatacctatttctttactacccacaaggggctaaacacagagaggacaaacaaggacagacaaacggatcaagtcgattacatcgaccccagtgcgtaactggtacttatttaatcgaccccgaaaggatgaaatgcaaagtcgacctcggcggaatttgaactcagaacgtagcggcagacgaaataccgctaagcatttcacccggcgtgctaacgtttctgccagcttgccgccttcaaatTTTCAATATAATGTAATATCGTTTTAATGCTATCTTTTGTCgctagactgcggctatgctggcgCACCGCCTTATAGgggttttaatcgaatgaatcgacctcagtatttttacttttaagtctggtacttattctaaagaactcttttgccgaacggctttGTTATAttggacgtaaataaaccaacacaccTTGTTAAGCGATAGGGAGGGATAAacgcaaacacatgtacatacgcactcaaatgcaaacacacaaaacacacacacatataaatagatagttcAACAAACAGAGAGatattaagatagatagatagatagatgaatagatagataaatagatagatagatagttcgaTAAATAGCTAGATACCTAGCAGctagatatataatagatgacagacagagggatagatagataagacagacaagtactagatatatatatatattatatatatatatatatattatagatagatagatagaaaacagatagctagatagttagaaaatagatagatagatagatagagagagagagagagagagagagttagatgatagatatagaaaacagatagagatatagatagatatatagatagatagatagatagatgatagatagtagctagatagatagatatatagatagatagatagatagatagatagatagatagtagatagatagatagatagatagatttctttattgccacgcAGGGctaacacagaagggacaaaatacaaagtagagcttttggTGGGGGTGTGAGAAGGAAAAATGGCGAGGGGGggtcgaattccgatcaaaagggatcgtgaaaaaaaaaaaaggaagtgggGCCGACCAATAGGGATCTTTCAGCTTCTGTTTTCGAAATATATTCACAAGGTTTTCATCAGTCCGTCACATAgtggaatacacttgcccaaggtgtcacgcagtgggagtgaacacaAAACCACGTGGATAAGaagcaaactatttaccacacggccacacctcTACCTCTTACTTATTTGCAACTGTTGTCCAATTAAATTTCTGCCGTTCATGAGTGTTTTCATCAATTGTTTTaaaaacttttagaaaaatagcattaaaaataaaaaataaaagagaaaaagccgAAGTAGGGCAAAACCAAACCGATATTCAAATATTCCTGATGTAAGAGATAAATGTTTGAAGTGACAGAATGGTACTTACCATATTTTGCTCTGATACTGTGTCTACACTGCTTACATACAGCTGGACACTCACTACCGTTGGAAAATCTGAAGAATATAATGGAGCAATAGTTATCGGTTGTATAGATACCTATTATGGAAACATacaaaattagtgtacatttaaacacaaaagaagcGACACTTAACAGGccgccttacatgctagaaggagcagtcaaaatgaccaaaaccacatttaaaagcaatttcgaagggaatgaaaaataaaaacttttaccatgcttttatttttcattcccttcgaatgttgtctattgactttgtaTACAAGCTAGGCCCCTGGGAGGGAAATTTCTAAAATTCTGCTACCCtatattattttactgttttttcttttttttattctttttacttgtttcagtcatttgactggggccatgccggagcaccgccttcaggacttattctttgtaagcctagtacttattccaccaCACAGATGACGAAAtggtcgcagagcaacgtgaaacgaagtgctttgctcaagaacacaacgcaacacccgatctgggaatcgaacccacgatctcgcattTGTGAGTGTAATACCTTAGCCACTGATCCATGCAGctccacacatttatatgtaaagGCAATTTTTCAGGCTTTGTTTATGCGTTATAAATAgttcttaaaaacatatatatagggtattttaaagatatataggGCATCTTATAAATAGGCTTGTTAATGTATCAAAACAACTTGAAACTGTTAATAGCTTTTTCCGTTGAGTatttaaatttatacacatacacacacacacacacacacacatgaatgcataaataCGTGCAATACATACAGAGATGCTTAGGAAAAtgtatcatttatgtatatatatatatatatatatatatgtatatatatatatatatgtgtgtacatataaaagggatgacctgtaagtggacatccattatgctacaagaagatccgctatggtcttaccactaagaaaggaatgttctcaagaatatttagcaaacgccagaaacttcagatttttaaatatgctagaccactggttttaaattgatattaatcaaattaatattcaatttttcacactTATtactttaacttatatatatatatatatatatatatatatatagagagagagagagagagagagagatggatacacatgatataaatacacacacatatacacatagaaaacAGGTAgacgataaatatataaaaagacagacaggtagaaTGACAGATACACAATTGTAtccataatacatgcatacaattatgcacacatgcacatacacatacacacactcatacatatacacttgtatataaatatcaacTGTTAGTTTACATGCCACTTACTACGGTAGCTGTCTGTTTCGCATATTTACATAATAGCCAGTCCTGCTGGGATTCAGAAGTAAGACATTTTTGAATCCCAGCACGCCTGATGAGCGTATGAAAACATGAAACAGGCTGTTGCCTTCGTAAACTCTATGTAAACTAACATTTTACCTCTTGGTTAGAATCTGTGTTTGCATTTTTGTATATTCTCCCACAGCTAGGATTTTTAATAGCTAATaactaaatttaatttgttttcggTCCTTCTGATACAAGCTGTGTtgtcataatatatacatacatacatactctcacacatacatatacacaaataatatatatatatatatatatatatatatatatattatatatatatatatatatatatatatatacacatccatacatacatacatacatacatacatacatacatacatacatacatacatacatatatatatatatgtatatatatatattatatatatatatataatatatatatatattattatatatatatataaagttaatccaaacaagggaacacaaaaaaaaaacacaacaacgcgatgacgtggaacaaatatagtattattggacgctcaggaaagatatatatatatatatatatatatatatatgtatgtatgtatgtatgtgtgtgtgtatatgcatgtacgtatgtattgtgCATTTGgcagccgagtggactggggcaatgtgaaacaaagtgtcttactcaaggagaCAATGCACCACCGGAAAtggaactcacgactttacgatcgtgagccgaataccctaaccgctaagccatgcGCTTTCCATACTCTATTGCTGCCGTCTTGGCAGTGGCGCACAGCAACTGGTGGCCACCTACGAGCATTCTCGGTCATGTGAGATAAAGAATGGTGCTGCTACTTGAGAAGGACTTGGACAAATGAGACATAATAGACGATTTTATATCGGTAACTCAgctgaaaaatgaataaaagacttTTGCAAAGTTACTCATCATGATGTGTCTGTAGTTTAGTCGTAGAAGCACAAAATTGTGTGATACCCACGTGATGTGTCACATCGTAGTAATGAGGCGTCATTACACCTGCATTCTGAAGAGTCTGATAAATATAGTTGAGTCGAAGACTTTCGGTTTGAGTCTGTTCAGAACGTAACTCGTTCCAGTTCCGTTTTCAGAAGCTCGATCAGTATAATTTCGATGCTTAAATTTAAACGGTTATTTATCAGAACCGCTCCTCGTTGGGAGCTCAGTCTACCAAGGTTGCCTTACGACCTCGTGTTTTCTAAAAATGTTGGTACTTCAGACATTGCGCCAGCAGTTGGAGTCATTAAGGGACAAACCCAGGTATTTTCTGGTAAGCTATACTCCGCACCCGGTATGCTGCGGCACACTAGTGTGCCACGAGGCAATGCTAGGTTTGCCTTAGTGTcatctgaatataattttttcccctatacttatagttatatatttagttCAGGTGTgacgccgaattttgaaaagaatatgtgtaCTGCAAAGGAAAAAATGGTCGCGGAATACGGAACTACAGTCATAAATTAAAGAAGAGTACAAAGAAGCCGATAAAGACGATTGCAGGCTGACGACATCAAAGAATTGACAGGAAACAATAGTCTGGCTGACTGTATACTactacggcactccgtcggttacgaggacgagggttccagttgatccaatcaacggaacagcctgctcgtgatattaacgtgcaagtggctgagcactccacagacacgtatacactTAATGATGTTCTTGGGGAGATACAGGGTGACAcgaagtgtgacaaggctggccttttgaaataaaggtacaagagaaacaggaagaaagagtgagagaacgtaGTGGTGAACGAATACAGCATGGTTCGCCACtaaaccctgccggagcctcgtggaactttaagtgttttctctcaataaacactcacaaccacaacacctggtctgggaaccgaaaccgcgaccctatgaTCGCGAGTTCGCTGtcctaagcactgggccattgcgccgccacTTGCAGACTGTATACATGCAGCAAAATGCAGAAGGAACTGTGGAGCCTTCTTGTCAAGACGATCTAGGGACATCAGGAAAGGACCTTGCAGGTGATAATAGCGTTTCCATCACAATGTATAACACAAATCgacaactacagcagcagcagtagtagtagtagcagtcgtagcagcagcagtagcagcgacTTGAACATCAAGTACCAAACTAATCAGTGGAGTATTATacttcttttatcttattttatcgtcATCCTGAttacaaaataaatgtttatcaaGTTGCTTGCATCGATACATTCCTATTTCTGTGACATTGGTATTAATGATAGCATCATATgtcaatatacatacactactacatacatacatatatacctatctacatacacacacatacacacacacacacatatataatatatatatatatatatatgtgttgtgtgtgtgtgtgggttgtgtgtgtatatgatatataggtatttgtgtttatatacgtatagatcGATATATGCATTTACGcctattataaattatatatatatataatatatatatatatatatatacactcatacataaatatatatattgtatatatgtatatatactaacaacGTACGCTTacgttttttgtatgtatatatatgtatgtatgcatattatgtatatatatatatatatatatatatatatatatatatatatatatatacatacatatatatatgtatatatgtaatataatataatattcaggTCTATATGCTTCCCAGTCCCTTTATATTTCTCTGTCTCCACCTTCTAATGTTATATTTATCATCAGTGAGTTTAGTGAACGAGAATATGCGATTAATGGTGCGTGAGTTGGAGAATGTATGGTCGTTAAGCCATTACAGCCGGAAAGACAATGGAGGCAGAGGGAGAGATTAaagaagacagagggaaagacagaaagacagtgagagagagagagagagatagatagaaagagagagagaaagagaaaaggtgggCAAAAAAGAGGGatagaagagaaggagagagcatAAAGGTAAGAGAGCATGAAGGACAGAGGAAGAGGGGAATTTGACTTATTGCTCACAAATCAGAAATCTTCTGGATGAAGGTCAAAATGCGTTCAAATGTCAAAAACATGTCCAtaaaatcttaatatatatatacatgtgcgtgtatatacatatgtatatatatgaatattgtgtgtgtctatacatacacacacaccacacacatatatatatatatatgcatattcatatataaatgtattatttatgcacacacacacacacatatgtatgcatacgcaggcacattcacacaaatagaACCACACGTACGTAatactacatacacgcacacatatatatgtataattgcgtggatacacacacacgcgcgcatataagtatatatctgtataacttgataatttgatatatatatatatatatatatatatatatattatatatatatattatatatattatatatataatatgtatatatatatatatattatatatatgtatatatatatatatatatatattatgtatatatatatatgtatatatatatgtatatatatataatatatgtatatatatatatatatatatatatatatatatatatatatctcaatctaTCTGACTTTCTGCGTCTCTCTGTATGTCTACCtgctatctgtatgtctgtctatctatctatctatctatctatctatctatctatctatcatctatctatctatctatctatctatctctctgtctgtctttcaatctatctataaGTGTGTTtgcctgtgcatgtatgtgtgtgtgagtgtgtgcataacACCAGTAAATTCGTATCcatataagtaccagtaaaacagaTTCCTATTGGTAAAGACAGGTTACGTGATCGAAACTACTGCTGACCATAAGGATAGTTGAACTAATATGTCCTATAATATTCTACTTGCTTCAAGCCATTAACCATCAAAACATGGggttacttcacattgctcctaAGTTCTGATATCATCGGATTTAACTCCGATTACCGTGGAAATTCTCCATTGTAATCCTCTCAAATAACAACAGTTAGATCATATTTTGGGCTTCCAGTTTACACATATCTTTGGTTACTTTGCTCAAATCTTTACTTCTGTCATTCGTTGAACTATGGAGTAACTTTtttaatgaaagacaaaattgcagTGAGTCGCAGGAACATTTGGCACAGACCCAAACACGAATTCACTGCGTTAAAATCTATGCAAATCagcagtttaataataataataaatctttctactatgggcgcaggcgtggctgtgtggtgagaagcttgcttcccaaccacatcgttctgggttcagttccactgcgtggcatctcggacaaatgtcttctactatagcctcgagcctaccaaagtcttgtgagtggatttggtagacagaaactgaaagaagcccgtcgtatatatgtatgtgtatatttatgtgcgtgtctttttggctctgtttgtctccccaccatcgcttgacaaccgatatttgtgtgcttacgtccccgtaatttagcggtttagcaaaagagaccgatagaatatgtaccaggtttacaaagaataagtcctggggtcgatttcttcggctaaaaaggcggtgctccaggatggccgcagtcagacgaccgaaacaaataaaagaatataggcacaagacctgaaattttaggagagaCGATAattcgattacaccaaccccagcgctcaaccggtacttatttgatcgatcctgaaaggattaaaggcaaagtcgaccccggcggtatttgaactcagaacgcgaagacagacgaaatgctgctaagtattttgcccggcgtgctaaagattctgccagctcgcctccttctataataataataataataataataataataataataataataataataataataataataataataataataataaccctttctactatagatacaaggcctgaaattttagggtagtggactagtcgattacatcaacgcagtgtttcactggtgcttaatttatcgaccccgaaaagatggaaggcagaGTTGATcgcggtgtaatttgaactcataacgtagcgacgggtgaaataccgccaagcatttcgtccagcgtgctaacgattctgccagctcgcctccttttatgatgatgatgatgatgatgatgatgatgatgatgatgatgataataataataataataataataataataataataataataataataataataataatgataataaagatgaaaAGCGCGATTCGAGtgttatagatattttattggttggaCGATGTTTTCGACAGTAAGTTCAAGATAAgaggtgataaaaattcaaaattatagaaatttaaatttaaagtatgaacgagagcaatcAGCGTCCACCCGTTG contains the following coding sequences:
- the LOC115231230 gene encoding glycine receptor subunit alpha-4 is translated as MAYPKIFTSFFVLILIVHIKCYTAEMKRNQVISELIKNHDRFVSPDYEEDFPTVVSVQLYVSSVDTVSEQNMEYSVTILLRQLWHDPRLNYTRMSSLSRLEMDSSRINNFWVPDLFFSNEKKGSFHDVTKPNRMLLIYRNGTVFYSIRLSLTLSCYMRLERYPMDDQICSMVMESYSYSAENVFFKWIETQKPVVVDRSIEMPQYTLKKYHATVCKKDYGEGEHIYSFNADSYISTYI